A segment of the uncultured Fibrobacter sp. genome:
CCGTCATGGGAATCGCGCTCGGAGTCCTTAAGTTCGATTCCATCCCGGCGGTGGCGCTTGCCATGGTTATAGCGGCCCTCCCCGCCTTCGGTTTCGGTGTCGGCCAGGCGTTCACCCTGAAAATTTTCCGTGCAGGCCTCCATACGGTCAGGTTTTTCAAGCTCATGTTCAAGTCGGCCTGCCCCTACGCCCTTTCGAGCCTCGCAAGCTTTGCTTACCTGCCCGTAGGACTTTACACGGTCGACCACTTCGCCCCAAGCGAATTCCTGGGAGCCTACAATTTTTCGCACAAGCTGATTATCCTTGCCTCTGGACTCATGGTACATTTCATCTCGTCAAGCCTGATAACGCTGCACCAGACCGACAGCAAGATCCTTCACCTGCGCGACCAGGCCGTATTCACCCTTTTCATCGTAGCGGTATCATCCCCCTTCTGGCTCTTTCCGCAATACACGCTCCGCCTCATCTTCTTTGCCGCACCCTGGACACATGACGTCCTGGAAACAAGCTGCTACTGCCTGCGCATACTCGCATGTTCCCTGATTCTACAGGCCACCCGCATGGGAATGATTTCGACCATGCTCAAGGAAAAACGCACCTGGCTTTACGGAGCCATGATTACAACCGGCGGCATCATCAACATCGCCGTGTGCATCGGAGGGGCAAAAATATTCGACCCCTTCGCCATTCCCGCACTCACCCTCACGGGCGATTTGTGCCTGAGCCTTTTCCTTCTCTTCTACTTCGTGAAAAACCGAAGGCTCCGCCTATAAACGCAGCCTCCACTTGCCGTGAGCCTTACGGCAAGGCCATCTACATCACAAGCATAAAGGCTCCGCAAACGATAAACGCGAGGCCCATTTTCTGTTTCCGCGAAATACGCTCCTTCAGAAAGCCCGCCGACAGTACCGCCGACCACACATAAGTGAGCGACGTAAAAGGGAGCACCACGGAATAGTCCAGATACCTGAGGAGTGCAATATTCATCAGGGCCGTTACAAAGTAAAGCCCCCCACCGCCAAAGAACCAGCCATTCCTGTAGATATAGCGCACATTCAAATTGACGCACGCCTTCTTCAGTAAAAGCGAGGCAACCGCACCGAGCAAGGTCATCAGAACAAGCGACACGTAAAGCATCATTCCTCATCTCCCGCCGCCACAAGGAATACCCCTGCCACAATGACTACAATCGCGATGCATTTCTGCAAGGTCACGGCTTCGCCCAGCACAAAGAATCCAAGTACGACACTCAAACCGTAATTGATGCTCAGCATGGGCTGCAACACGGAGAGTTTCCCGAAACGGTACCCTACCACCATCAAAAGCGCTCCGGCTACATAAAGGGCGAATCCCGCCACCAGAAACAGCCAGCCGTCTTCAACGGAAAGTTTCCAAAACAGCTGCCCTAGGCACACGCACAGGGCAGAGGCAAGCATCATCAAGATGCCCTTGCGATTTTTCTTTAGCGATTCAAGCATTATGGATTGTAGGCCCCCACCAGATTCCTGAAGAGTATCTTGAGCAAAAGCCAGTTTCCCTTGAACGGGCTGATCTTCGTCGGTGTCTTTTCGTTCTTGGGGTAGGCCCTCGTCACGGGAATTTCACAGGCGCGGTACTTGAGCTGTGTGGCACGCACCGACAAATAGGCCAGCAGCTCGTAGGTGTTAAAGACGTCGCGGAACGGGGCGACGCGGGCATCCTGCAAGTACCGCGTAGAGTAAGCGCGGTAGGCGTTGGTCGTATCGGTAAACCACTGGCGGGCCGTCATAGAAATCACCGGCGCATGCAACAAGCGCACCGCGACAAGGCGACTCAGGGGAGTATTGATCGCAACGCCGCCTTTCACGAAGCGGGAACCCTGAACCAGGTCGAAACCTTCTTCCAACTTTTCGATAAAGTGCGGAACGTCCTCGATGCTGTCCTTGTCGTTTCCGTCGATAGTGATGATTCCCTTGTAGCCACGCTGGAGCGCCCACCAGAATCCCATGCGCAACTGGGCGCCCTGCTTGCCCGCACTTTTCTTGACAAGCAACGTATTGACATCCAGTGCGACAAGCACTCCCTTTTCGGTGCTACCGTCGGTACTGCCGCCATCGCAGATGACAATATCTGCGACAGCACTCACTTTTGCAGCCAGTGCCCTTTTCAGTTCGTTTAGAATACGGTTCCCTTCGTTGATGATGGGAATCAATACAACATAATCCCTTTGACGCGAATTAAATTCCTCGCATTCAAAATCGGGCACTCCGGAAATATCCTGATACAGCATCTTACACCATTTCCTTGACGTAAAGCATCGCCTTCCTTATTTCTTCGAG
Coding sequences within it:
- a CDS encoding oligosaccharide flippase family protein, with protein sequence MRKHLFYGSLQALRNIKIGVFISLVNILIQGVSVVVQNLIANNLGIVKFGSFGILQSDYTIFCALADFGMATLILAFFGHRATKGALFINVLQLRLFMTSIAALGMAVFACTVRRGSDIFVGELILALGLLFQHAFFDWYFICGKFWKKLLISKILHTISYCTVMGIALGVLKFDSIPAVALAMVIAALPAFGFGVGQAFTLKIFRAGLHTVRFFKLMFKSACPYALSSLASFAYLPVGLYTVDHFAPSEFLGAYNFSHKLIILASGLMVHFISSSLITLHQTDSKILHLRDQAVFTLFIVAVSSPFWLFPQYTLRLIFFAAPWTHDVLETSCYCLRILACSLILQATRMGMISTMLKEKRTWLYGAMITTGGIINIAVCIGGAKIFDPFAIPALTLTGDLCLSLFLLFYFVKNRRLRL
- a CDS encoding EamA family transporter, producing MMLYVSLVLMTLLGAVASLLLKKACVNLNVRYIYRNGWFFGGGGLYFVTALMNIALLRYLDYSVVLPFTSLTYVWSAVLSAGFLKERISRKQKMGLAFIVCGAFMLVM
- a CDS encoding glycosyltransferase family 2 protein; this encodes MLYQDISGVPDFECEEFNSRQRDYVVLIPIINEGNRILNELKRALAAKVSAVADIVICDGGSTDGSTEKGVLVALDVNTLLVKKSAGKQGAQLRMGFWWALQRGYKGIITIDGNDKDSIEDVPHFIEKLEEGFDLVQGSRFVKGGVAINTPLSRLVAVRLLHAPVISMTARQWFTDTTNAYRAYSTRYLQDARVAPFRDVFNTYELLAYLSVRATQLKYRACEIPVTRAYPKNEKTPTKISPFKGNWLLLKILFRNLVGAYNP